The DNA sequence CATCTGCGACAGTGTGAAGACTTCATTTTCAAGCTCAGCTTCATCGCACAGCATACCTGAAACCACACAAAAGATGTACTTTTTATACGCAATATGAACTGTGAGACCAGCCAAGACGGCTGTTCCACGGACCATTTTTTATGCATTAGAACCATTGAGCACTTGTCTCACTTTGTGCCGTGTGTATGCCTCTGGCGGAGGCACACCCTGGTGTCCTGGGTGCCCTAGGTGCCCGGGGCATACCCAGCATACCCCTACCCCAGTCCACCCACAGATTTTTCCGGAAGACCCACGATCGGAACTGTAGCCGGGCTGATCTGCCCGGGTCTCTCACCCTCGGTGCTGCAGAGATCCTTGACTTTGTTGAGGGCCTTCCTCCTCAGGAAGTCTCTGTAGGCCTCGGTGTTCTGGTAGGCGATCAGCTCCCTGATGTAACGCTGCTTGTCCGTCTCAGCCTCGTTGTTGTACTTCTGCTCAAACAGTGTGGAAACATCAACGGTGTGTTAGTTACTGTTTCTCTCACTGTCAAAACTGCAAACGGGATACAGTAAATATCTAACAGAGACCATCGGGGTACAGTCAATCTAAATCCCAAATACAGAGCGGGGAGAATACGTAGATATCTAACACAGGGAAGGGTAGAATAAACCTCAATGCATGATAGGGTGGGGTAAATGTAACAGAGGGGTTCAGTACATCTTTAATACAGGGCAAGGATGAAAAAACATCTAACGGAAGACAGGGTAAAGTATTTTTCtaataaagagaaataaatctttttttgggggggaaatacTATATTTTATCGCACTTAAGTATAAAAAATGGGAGTTAATTGCCCAAGAACAGCATGCTCAAACTACAATTAAATCCGCTGTGCTTAATGCAGGTTGCTTAACGTGAAAAGTAAAAGCTCTAATAGTTCTAATAaagggaaacaggaagcagaCCTGCTTCTCCTCCATGGAGAGCTGAGACCACTGGACGCCCAGCATCTTGGTGATCTCGGTGAAGGGGAGGACTGGGTTCTCCGACTTCAGCTGGACCTTCCTCTCGTTCACAAAGATCACGTACCTGGgcacggagggagggagggagggagggagggcggatTAGGGGAAGCACTGAAATAACCAGGCTGAGCACTTCTGTGTACTTTCTCTCGCCCTCCTGCTCACCCTGTGGTTGGTGCGCGCGGCGCAGAGAACTCCCTCTGCGGCTTCCTCTTCTTCCCCTTCGGCCAGCCGCCTTTCCGTTTCTACGGAAACGGACAAATGGATGTCATCCGATAGCAAGCAggcccagagagagggagagagagaaaaagagagaaagcgagagatagaaagagaaagagagaaagaaaaagagagacagagagacagagacagagagctgagGGAAGAGAGGATTTTCCCCAACTTCTCCCAAAGAAGAAGAGGAGCTTGTCACACAGGAAGTTTTGCTTGAAAGAAAAAACTGTCTGACTAATTCAGCCCAACTATACTTCAGCCCAAGTAAGGGGGGTTGACATTTTCTAGGTAAGACTGAAGACAAGCACCCTGAATGCTAAACAGGACTATAAACGGACGGATAACAGCCACTGGAAGTGCTCCTGacagcacattcactcctcaaATAGGGAAGGGTGCAGGAATCCTGCCTGCTGGGATTACTATACAGCAACTTCTTTTGTTAAGTGTTCCACCCAAacaatattttgacatttagaATCTCTGAAGTCTCAGTGAATCCAGCTAACTGTGTGGCTTTAGTGTCTGTTCTGAACTCAAGAGTGCTGTGCCCATTTAAGTCAAGCAGATGATActcaaataataatgaaatgataatgataacCAAAAAACAGAGAGGTTAAGGAACAGATTGATGCATCAGGAAGACAAGGTGTGCGCATACAGTGAGCATCTTGCTGCTCTGTGCCGAAGCTGAGTCACTACCTTGGGCTCCTCTGTGTCCTGGTCCCTGGGTTCTGGCTCAGCCTCCAGTAGGAGACAGGGGTGCAGGGGCTCCAGGGGCTCCAGGGGCTCCAGGTGCTGCAGGGGTGTGGGCTGGGGGTGGACGGAGAGCAGCTCGGCCCCTGGGGGCAGTGGAGGCACCTCATCATCGGCCAGTAAGGGCTGCGGGGGTACTGGGaacataacacacagacacacacagacacatcacagacacacacacacacacacacacacacacacagacacatcacagacacacacagacacagagacacacacacacacacacacacacagacacacacagacacacacagacatacatacagacacacacacagacacatcatagacacacacacatacatacagacacagacacagacacagacacacagacacacagacacacagacacacacgcacacacacacacacacacacacacacacacacacacacaagtgttaCTTAAGGCCAGCAGTGGTGTCACAGACAGGGTCAGAGCTAGGATTTCTGGCCCCCCTGAACGAATATTGCTCTGGGCCCCATCATACTGGAATTTTTGTTTGCCCTCTCCAGTTGTGGGCCCCTAAAGCCGTCCCCAGCTTTCACGACACTAGTGACGGCCCAGTTCTCAGAACCCAGGGAGGGTCGCAGTTCTATAGTTCAAAGCAACAGTATGAAATGGCTGGAGTTTCCCTCTGTTCATTGTATCAATTTTTTACATCATCAAACCATAAATAATAAACCACTAATAACATTGATAAATAAAAGCCATTAAAACTACTCAGTTAGttacagtttacattttttaatgtatttgtgccAGGCCATTCTGGAACATCCACTTAGGAGAGGGTGTGGATTTCACATGATTGATAATATTGAGGGGGCTTGCGGAAACCAGACACTGCACTCAATCTGACAGGCTGAAGTTCACCTTTAACATACACTCCAGTATCAATAACCCCTCTACTCGTACCCACAATCTGACACCTGAGCAGCCAATAAAATCAAAGCAGGAGAGTGCATGCATTGCACTCCTTTAATCAGTGGATCAACTAACAGGTAGATGACTGTAAGACATTTCTCTGGAAATCTTATATGGCCTCTGTTTGAATGAAAGTAAAGACGGTTAAATGAGCCTCATGCAACTTGGTATAGCATCTTTATGAGATCCAAGAAAAAGTTTAGCCTGCTTTCCATTACAAACCTCTTTAAGCAGGTGGATATTTGCAGACACAATTCAGGTTAAATCTCTTGAGCAAAGCTGAAAATAAAGTGTCCAAGAAGATCAATagttaaataaattgtatttggTATCATACCTTAAGGAATTCCCTACAAATTTGCGTAACAGTGTGATTCATATTGAGCTGAAGACTTTTACAAAGGTATTGTATACCTACCAACCTACCACTGCAAGAGAccaggagggaggagaagaggttTTTCATCTACACATTTTAAACGGGGAAGGGGATTAAACAGAAATGAGCTAATGAAAGGCTCAATGTCATACCTTCTGTCTGAAAGTCGAGACTGGCCTCCGTAGTGAGTTGTCCCACATATGACACAGAGCCACCACTACCATCTGTCGCGACACAGACTATCCTGCGAAAGTGAATTGGTAAAGCAAGCAGACGTAAATTAAAATCAAAACGTAAAACAAAACTTGCATCTGAAAGGCGTCCAGTTAAGACAAAAATGAATAGTCAGTCGAATGTACAATAGGAATCCCCTCATTAACAcgtaataattattaataaatgttttgcattaGCCTAGTTGTTTTGCTAGTTAACGAGATACAGTAGCATCTGAACAGCTTTTGATCAAGCTAACGTTTTTGAATCTGCTAGCTAATTGTATTTCTGCTACAACAGTCTATTGTAATAATCACGCAAGCGATCTAAGAAAGTACCTCTGTTGTCCATCAACATTTTGAACAGACACGGTGACAGGTACACCATTTATGAAGGCAGCAGGTGCAGAACTGCCTTCCTCCGCATCTTCGCTACTAAGCCCGCCGGCAGTGACAATATCAGGATTGCTCCCAGAATCGGCAGGCTGCAAACTTGAAATCGGATCTAGATCGTAACCTGTAAGGGAAATTGGAGTGACATCACCGGGTGAGACAACAGTCATTGAGTCCTCTGTTAAAACCGCATTCAAAGAACTATCCAGGTTCATAGCGGGGAACTAAACATTGCCATTCTCGGTTACACTGATCAAAACATCCACAAGATAACAAGTGTCAAAGCACAAGCAGAAGTAATCGAACACGGAGCTCGCTGCCAACAGTAATTGTGGATACACGTTAGCAAACTTTATACTTCAGTATTTGATCGTGTTCATTAACAGGAAGCACGAACGAATTAACTATCTATACTTAGCAAATCAATAGCTCAGATGGCAAGTAAATACAAGTAAATGGCTCTGGTGTCAAGCAAATAAAATATCTAAATAATCATCATGTACCATAGCTATAGGCTAGTATAACTACTCTGCTGATTTTTGTAAAGGCATTTTGGAATAATGCACTTCgcttgaaaatgaaaagttattcaatatttcaatgtCCACTGTTATATGAATAGAAACCCGCTGTAAAGGTTAATCTGCTAACTTTCGTACTTCGCACCCCTCCACTTCTCAAGTCTCAGTTGTACTTCTCCTAAAGCGAATACACGAGCATCTTCTACTGATGTCTGCTACAGAGCTCAGGAAATGGATGTCGTTTCCTGTAGCTACGGCCAATCATGAACGCAGACGACGATTAAGTCACAGACAGTGTCCAATGAGAATCCATGAAACTTTGAATGGGCGGATCCATTCTTGTTCACAGCTGTGGACGCTGTGGACAGTAGCTTCTGAGTCTCATCATTTATGGTCACTACAACCGTGTCTGACCTGGCAgaagtgaaatgaaatgtaatgaatgggGAATACCTTGACCAGCTCAGCTTGTAAACAAGAGAAAGCGTCACTGTATTTGTGAACGGCGCATACTATCTGAACTAATCAGTAAGTATTGTATATTGTCTGAGgcaaaacgtgtgtgtgtgtgtgacagaggcgGTGTCACTAGCCTGTCGTCAGCTAAATATAGCTAAATTGGTTAACAAATAAGCTATTGAGCGAGATCTATCCTTTATAGCATGTTAATGTTATTTTGAATTTCACAGCATAGAGTCGGCCTATATTTTATACATGAAGTGTGACATGTGGGAAAAGCGTTTAAGCTGAAACTATACAAACTACATGGAGGATACGTTTTATTAGGTAGCCTACACATCATGTACATTTCATATAAATGCGTGAGAAGTCATGAAAGTAGAGTAACGCTAACGCAGAAAATTCACTGCGAGTTTTCTGCGTTTGTAGTGTGGCATCTTCCCGctgcctgtcctctctcctgcaTGCCAGTCCGGTGTTGTGCTGTCTGTCACTGTTATGCGTAGGAGGTACCTGAAGCGATGGTGTTGTGGGTTGTCATTGAgtataaaatattgtaaattGGCTAGCTACTGCACATACATAAAGCAAGATCAATTGAACAAATGTGG is a window from the Conger conger chromosome 8, fConCon1.1, whole genome shotgun sequence genome containing:
- the LOC133134986 gene encoding TOX high mobility group box family member 3-like isoform X1; this translates as MNLDSSLNAVLTEDSMTVVSPGDVTPISLTGYDLDPISSLQPADSGSNPDIVTAGGLSSEDAEEGSSAPAAFINGVPVTVSVQNVDGQQRIVCVATDGSGGSVSYVGQLTTEASLDFQTEVPPQPLLADDEVPPLPPGAELLSVHPQPTPLQHLEPLEPLEPLHPCLLLEAEPEPRDQDTEEPKKRKGGWPKGKKRKPQREFSAPRAPTTGYVIFVNERKVQLKSENPVLPFTEITKMLGVQWSQLSMEEKQKYNNEAETDKQRYIRELIAYQNTEAYRDFLRRKALNKVKDLCSTEGMLCDEAELENEVFTLSQMDGDENSDLYCRTCNQYFSSLHNKKEHLLGKQHLLTLTEEFEKESGSQRKAPEPEEDPDEDEEEEDDEDRELARLCSLTSLDLSSLEELLLRQVNLREFELQELRHNLDRERTRQERLNSELQQLQKRKMSLEAELQDLRESGPTLESQLHCLKMVPLLFQFHIQIIDTGEVKMVEERTG
- the LOC133134986 gene encoding TOX high mobility group box family member 3-like isoform X3 yields the protein MNLDSSLNAVLTEDSMTVVSPGDVTPISLTGYDLDPISSLQPADSGSNPDIVTAGGLSSEDAEEGSSAPAAFINGVPVTVSVQNVDGQQRIVCVATDGSGGSVSYVGQLTTEASLDFQTEVPPQPLLADDEVPPLPPGAELLSVHPQPTPLQHLEPLEPLEPLHPCLLLEAEPEPRDQDTEEPKKRKGGWPKGKKRKPQREFSAPRAPTTGYVIFVNERKVQLKSENPVLPFTEITKMLGVQWSQLSMEEKQKYNNEAETDKQRYIRELIAYQNTEAYRDFLRRKALNKVKDLCSTEGMLCDEAELENEVFTLSQMDGDENSDLYCRTCNQYFSSLHNKKEHLLGKQHLLTLTEEFEKESGSQRKAPEPEEDPDEDEEEEDDEDRELARLCSLTSLDLSSLEELLLRQVNREVKMVEERTG
- the LOC133134986 gene encoding TOX high mobility group box family member 3-like isoform X2; protein product: MNLDSSLNAVLTEDSMTVVSPGDVTPISLTGYDLDPISSLQPADSGSNPDIVTAGGLSSEDAEEGSSAPAAFINGVPVTVSVQNVDGQQRIVCVATDGSGGSVSYVGQLTTEASLDFQTEVPPQPLLADDEVPPLPPGAELLSVHPQPTPLQHLEPLEPLEPLHPCLLLEAEPEPRDQDTEEPKKRKGGWPKGKKRKPQREFSAPRAPTTGYVIFVNERKVQLKSENPVLPFTEITKMLGVQWSQLSMEEKQKYNNEAETDKQRYIRELIAYQNTEAYRDFLRRKALNKVKDLCSTEGMLCDEAELENEVFTLSQMDGDENSDLYCRTCNQYFSSLHNKKEHLLGKQHLLTLTEEFEKESGSQRKAPEPEEDPDEDEEEEDDEDRELARLCSLTSLDLSSLEELLLRQVNQEEDESGGGAAGPEGEWANAGVSAALSQDGSSALPVPHPDHRHR